One genomic region from Reichenbachiella ulvae encodes:
- the rplQ gene encoding 50S ribosomal protein L17: MRHGKKFNHLGRTASHRGAMLSNMASSLILHKRITTTVAKAKALRKYVEPIITRAKDDTTHSRRVVFSYLQNKESVTELFGSVADKVANRPGGYTRILKTGNRLGDNADMCIMELVDYNELMLKESAPAKAKTRRSRRGKGTSAGETPAVEVAATEEVVETAPEAPEATTEEAPEKEESSDDSQKEDKQ; encoded by the coding sequence ATGAGACACGGGAAGAAATTTAATCATTTAGGTAGAACTGCATCGCACAGAGGCGCGATGTTATCTAACATGGCTTCTTCTTTGATTTTGCACAAGAGAATTACAACTACTGTTGCAAAAGCAAAAGCTTTAAGAAAGTACGTAGAGCCTATCATCACCAGAGCAAAGGATGATACCACTCACTCTAGAAGAGTAGTGTTCTCTTACTTGCAAAATAAGGAATCTGTAACTGAGCTTTTCGGCAGTGTAGCTGATAAAGTTGCTAACAGACCGGGTGGTTATACTCGTATCCTTAAAACTGGTAACAGATTAGGGGATAATGCAGATATGTGTATTATGGAGTTGGTTGATTACAACGAATTGATGCTCAAGGAATCTGCTCCGGCTAAAGCTAAGACAAGAAGAAGTAGAAGAGGTAAAGGAACATCTGCAGGAGAAACTCCAGCAGTGGAAGTAGCTGCTACTGAAGAAGTAGTAGAAACTGCTCCTGAAGCACCTGAAGCTACTACAGAAGAAGCTCCTGAGAAGGAAGAGTCTTCTGATGATTCTCAAAAAGAGGATAAGCAATAA
- a CDS encoding DNA-directed RNA polymerase subunit alpha yields MSILAFQMPEKVVMEKADDFHGLFTFKPLEQGYGVTVGNALRRILLSSLEGYAITGIKIPGVLHEFSTIEGVVEDVSEIILNLKMVRFKKIADVADSKIVVSLSGKKEFKAGDINGSTEAFEILNPDHVICHMDESVKFEIELTIEKGRGYVAAEENKPAEQVFGFIPIDAVFTPIKNVKFSVENTRVEQKTDYEQLILDIETDGSIHPENALKGAANILIQHFMLFSDQTMILDTHDAGEPEAVDEEMLHMRKLLKTGLNDLDLSVRAYNCLKAADVRTLGDLVRLEISDMMKFRNFGKKSLAELEQLVADKNLTFGMDLSKYKLDEE; encoded by the coding sequence ATGTCAATACTAGCATTTCAAATGCCTGAGAAGGTGGTGATGGAGAAGGCTGATGACTTTCACGGCTTGTTTACCTTTAAACCGCTTGAGCAGGGCTATGGTGTAACTGTGGGCAATGCGTTGAGAAGAATTCTATTGTCTTCACTAGAAGGTTATGCCATCACTGGAATTAAAATCCCTGGAGTATTGCATGAATTTTCTACAATTGAGGGTGTAGTAGAAGATGTGTCTGAAATCATCTTGAACCTGAAAATGGTTCGTTTCAAGAAGATTGCAGATGTAGCGGATAGCAAAATTGTAGTAAGTTTATCTGGTAAGAAGGAATTCAAAGCAGGTGATATAAATGGTTCTACAGAAGCATTCGAAATCTTGAATCCGGATCACGTGATTTGTCACATGGATGAGAGTGTTAAATTCGAAATTGAATTGACAATCGAAAAAGGTCGTGGTTATGTAGCTGCTGAGGAAAATAAACCTGCTGAACAAGTATTTGGTTTTATTCCAATCGATGCAGTTTTCACTCCAATCAAGAATGTGAAGTTTTCTGTTGAAAACACTCGTGTAGAGCAAAAAACAGATTACGAGCAGTTGATTCTTGATATCGAGACTGACGGATCTATTCACCCTGAGAATGCATTGAAAGGTGCAGCTAATATCTTAATCCAACACTTCATGTTGTTCTCTGATCAGACGATGATCCTGGATACGCATGACGCAGGTGAGCCTGAGGCAGTGGATGAAGAGATGCTTCACATGAGAAAACTGTTGAAGACTGGCTTGAATGATCTCGATCTTTCGGTTAGAGCTTATAACTGTCTGAAAGCTGCTGATGTGAGAACATTGGGAGATTTGGTAAGACTGGAAATTTCTGATATGATGAAGTTCAGAAACTTTGGTAAGAAATCGTTGGCAGAGCTAGAGCAGCTTGTTGCTGATAAGAACTTAACTTTTGGCATGGATTTGTCAAAATATAAATTAGACGAGGAGTAA